A stretch of DNA from Bacteroidota bacterium:
TTAACCAAAAACCCTTATTCTTGATATCTTTCGTGCCATGTAAATAGTGCACACTTAAGTTTGAATCGCTGCCCACTATCAATCCATCTGAAGAAGTTGACTTTATCCATTTTAGCCCTTGCGCAAATTCTAATTGAGCGGTTTTTATCAAATTTTCTGTGCTACAAATGATGTTATCCTTACGGTTGATTTCAACGAAGCTTTTTCCAAAGTTCAGGCTAATGGAATCGGAAAATGAACAAGAATTTGAATCAACAAAGGTGTATTTGAAAGTATGGTCACCATTTAAAAGGGAAGCATTGAAGAAACTATCATTTACAATGGAGCCCGACCACAAGCCTCCTTTAGGATACCCAATTAGCTTAACCAGCTTGTATTCATGGCAAAATTCAGTTTTATTAATTTCGGTTTTTAGCTGAAGGGAAGAAGAATCAAATGGGTAAACCTGAATAGTTGCTGTATCGCGTCCATAACAACCCTTCTCGAAAATGGTATAAATAAGCTGATGAGTTCCAGATCCGCTTTTTGCCGGATTGAAGGTGTTTGTATCTGTAATTCCATTGCCAAACCACTGTCCACCATAGGGAGTCCCTTTTAATTGAATGCTATCTGCATTAATGCAGAGATTTGGGTATTGCCCTGCCACCGGTAAATTGGTTTGTATGAGAAGTAAATCTTTTTCATCGGTTGTAATACAGCCGTTTGTATCGATTACTGAGTAAAAGAAACGGTAGTTAATTTGATCGCCATATGCATTTTGGGCATCAAAATAATAATCTGAACCAATTTTCAATACATAATAACCAACCCAGTTGAAGGGTAAATTAGTTGGGCTGCCTGATAACTTTATCATCCCATCTGCCGAACAAATGGTGTCATCTAAACCAGCATTCACAGGCGGAACTGAATAATTAATTACCTCAACACTATCTACTAATTTACATCCTAAATCATCAACTACTTCGCAGCTATAGGTACCCTGATCTATGACATAAAAAGAAGGCGAATAGCTGAGGATATTTGATGATGACGTTTCTCTCCAGATATAACTGGCTGCTGCTGCATCATCTGGCTTATAATTCACAGCAAGTTTGGTGGTTAATTCAGGACATTTTAATACATCAAGGCTGATTGCCATGCTAATTTGATCATATAGTATTTGCATGGAATCGGTATGGCTGCAGCCTGAAGAATCCATAACCGTGAAAAATAGTTTTTTATCAGCATTAACATATATTTTTCTAATGAGTTGTAATGAATCTCCATTTTCCCACCAAAAACGTGTGTTTGAACCATTATTAAAAATGGACGCTGTAATTTGAAGTGAATCTTTTTTGCAAAAAACAGTATCACTTGATAGATCACAAAACAAAGCAGATTCCTGAACAACAAGCGTATCATATTCAAAAGTAGATCCGCATTTTGATGCTTTTTCTAATTGAATAATATGAGAGCCAGGAGAGTAATAATGGCCAATAAATGACTTTTTATTGCTGAGTAACTTATTGGATGTTAAATCTGTCCAGTAGTAGTTCGTATTTTCAGCCGAAGGATTGCTTACATCAAATAAATAGTTTCCGCAAGAAATATTCGACAGACTGATATCACCTGCCTCATTTCCGCAAACATAAATCTGAAATCCTCTTATTGTATAGCCCCCTAATGGGCATTTATTGTCATTTACGGTAACTGAGAATTGATGTGGATACGTACTGACATCATTAATGCTTGGCTTCCATTTTAAAATGGCGTAGGGATGTTTTTTAGTCGTATCATAGGTTTGCCAAGTGGCTCCTGCCAAATTATTACTCCAGGATAATTTTAAGTAGTCTGCTGAATCGCTATCAAAGGTGATAAAAGTAAAACTAACCGTATCGTTATAGTGAACTCCTTGAATGGACGTGCTAAATAATATAGGAACACTGTTTGTCGGACAACTGATTACATGAAGTTGGAAATCTCGCATCAGCTCCGATATTTTAGTCATGCTGTCATTGATCATTCGCCATTCACATACTTTTACAGCTATAACAGTCACCTCAATTGATTGCGCTCTAAAACTAAAATCACCACTAATCGGATCTAAATGAAAACCTTTGGGAGATGGTATATTGGCGACAGGAAATCCCCAAAAATCGATAGGTTTATCGTAGCTGTATTTTCCGGAATAGGAAACATCTGTACTATCTGATGTCATGGCTGATGTAATTTCTATACTGATTGAATCCATAGAATTACCACCTATATTTTTGTCCTGATCGCTTAATCCAAAATTATAGATATAATCTTGTGATACACAAGCAAACATATAGGGGGGAGTAGCTATAACCGGGGAACTATTGCAAGGTGTCAGGCATCTGTCCAAAATACTTTCAATATAGAAACTATTGTTAGCAGGACCTGTTGTGATATAGGAATTCCGGCAACACATGCTATACGAGAGTTTTATTTTGCAACAGCTTCCTGCATTATTCAGCACTATTAATCCGATAAAATTATATTGCTCAATGCCATAGGGAAATGAGCAGGATGAAGTTTGGCATCGACTACAACCATTTGCACAAATAGGTGTAACGTCAATAGGTGATGGTTTGTTAATCCGTATGTTGAAGATCACCGAATCCGTATTTGCACATATTGCAGGAATATTTGCTGAACCAAGTTGAACTCCATTGCAATCTCTGTAAATTGTTAGTGTTACTAAAAATGAATCCTGTCCCACACAAGTCCAGCTCATTTCTCCACCAGCTATATGCGATGCAAAACTGCTGAAATTCATACAAATCAGCATTAAAATAAGGAAAAGGACAGTGTTTTGTCTTTTCATCAGATTATTTGATAAT
This window harbors:
- a CDS encoding PKD domain-containing protein — translated: MKRQNTVLFLILMLICMNFSSFASHIAGGEMSWTCVGQDSFLVTLTIYRDCNGVQLGSANIPAICANTDSVIFNIRINKPSPIDVTPICANGCSRCQTSSCSFPYGIEQYNFIGLIVLNNAGSCCKIKLSYSMCCRNSYITTGPANNSFYIESILDRCLTPCNSSPVIATPPYMFACVSQDYIYNFGLSDQDKNIGGNSMDSISIEITSAMTSDSTDVSYSGKYSYDKPIDFWGFPVANIPSPKGFHLDPISGDFSFRAQSIEVTVIAVKVCEWRMINDSMTKISELMRDFQLHVISCPTNSVPILFSTSIQGVHYNDTVSFTFITFDSDSADYLKLSWSNNLAGATWQTYDTTKKHPYAILKWKPSINDVSTYPHQFSVTVNDNKCPLGGYTIRGFQIYVCGNEAGDISLSNISCGNYLFDVSNPSAENTNYYWTDLTSNKLLSNKKSFIGHYYSPGSHIIQLEKASKCGSTFEYDTLVVQESALFCDLSSDTVFCKKDSLQITASIFNNGSNTRFWWENGDSLQLIRKIYVNADKKLFFTVMDSSGCSHTDSMQILYDQISMAISLDVLKCPELTTKLAVNYKPDDAAAASYIWRETSSSNILSYSPSFYVIDQGTYSCEVVDDLGCKLVDSVEVINYSVPPVNAGLDDTICSADGMIKLSGSPTNLPFNWVGYYVLKIGSDYYFDAQNAYGDQINYRFFYSVIDTNGCITTDEKDLLLIQTNLPVAGQYPNLCINADSIQLKGTPYGGQWFGNGITDTNTFNPAKSGSGTHQLIYTIFEKGCYGRDTATIQVYPFDSSSLQLKTEINKTEFCHEYKLVKLIGYPKGGLWSGSIVNDSFFNASLLNGDHTFKYTFVDSNSCSFSDSISLNFGKSFVEINRKDNIICSTENLIKTAQLEFAQGLKWIKSTSSDGLIVGSDSNLSVHYLHGTKDIKNKGFWLIVRTQDSICKLAKDSVFIHINTIAVDFLANSLVEYAPANIQFYDWSNSHMADIIKWKWDFDNGQTDTIKRPLILFSNSGFYDISLKVSTDEHCSDSVTKPAFLNILQGIGILESNSSNVSIFP